The Pseudomonas azadiae genome contains a region encoding:
- the algB gene encoding sigma-54-dependent response regulator transcription factor AlgB produces the protein MESAKELQGRILLVDDESAILRTFRYCLEDEGYTVATANSAAQADALMQRQVFDLCFLDLRLGEDNGLDVLAQMRIQAPWMRVVIVTAHSAVDTAVDAIQAGAADYLVKPCSPDQLRLATAKQLEVRQLSARLEALEGAVRQPKDGLDSHSPSMMVVLETARQVAGTDANILILGESGTGKGELARAIHGWSKRSKKSCVTINCPSLTAELMESELFGHSRGAFTGASESTLGRVNQADGGTLFLDEIGDFPLTLQPKLLRFIQDKEYERVGDPVTRRADVRILAATNLNLEDMVRDGRFREDLLYRLNVITLHLPPLRERSEDILTLADRFLARFVKEYARPARGFSDEAREALLNYRWPGNIRELRNVVERASIICPQEKVEISHLGMAEQPTNNAPRIGAALSLDELEKAHIGAVLATSDTLDQAARTLGIDASTLYRKRKQYNL, from the coding sequence ATGGAATCAGCCAAGGAACTTCAAGGCCGCATTCTTTTAGTGGATGACGAATCCGCGATCCTCCGCACCTTCCGTTATTGCCTGGAAGATGAGGGCTACACCGTAGCCACTGCGAACAGCGCAGCCCAGGCCGATGCCTTGATGCAGCGCCAAGTGTTCGACCTGTGCTTCCTCGACCTTCGCCTGGGCGAAGACAATGGCCTGGATGTGCTGGCCCAGATGCGGATCCAGGCGCCGTGGATGCGGGTGGTGATCGTCACCGCGCATTCAGCGGTCGACACTGCCGTTGATGCGATCCAAGCGGGTGCTGCCGACTATCTGGTAAAACCTTGCAGCCCGGATCAATTGCGCCTGGCGACTGCCAAGCAGCTGGAAGTGCGCCAACTCTCTGCGCGCCTCGAAGCCCTTGAAGGCGCGGTGCGCCAACCCAAGGATGGCCTCGACTCCCACAGCCCGTCGATGATGGTGGTGCTGGAAACCGCGCGCCAGGTCGCCGGGACGGACGCCAACATCCTGATCCTCGGCGAGTCCGGTACCGGTAAAGGTGAGCTGGCTCGGGCCATTCACGGCTGGAGCAAGCGCTCGAAGAAATCCTGCGTGACCATTAACTGCCCGTCGCTCACCGCAGAGCTGATGGAAAGTGAGCTGTTCGGCCACAGCCGTGGTGCATTTACCGGCGCCAGTGAAAGCACCTTGGGCCGAGTTAACCAGGCGGACGGCGGCACGCTGTTTCTCGACGAGATCGGCGACTTTCCGCTCACGTTGCAGCCCAAGTTGCTGCGCTTTATCCAGGACAAGGAATACGAGCGCGTGGGTGACCCGGTCACTCGCCGGGCCGATGTACGCATCCTGGCGGCGACCAACCTGAACTTGGAGGACATGGTGCGCGACGGGCGATTCCGCGAGGACTTGCTGTATCGCCTGAACGTGATCACCTTGCACCTGCCACCGCTGCGCGAACGCAGTGAAGACATCCTGACCTTGGCTGACCGCTTCCTGGCGCGCTTCGTCAAGGAATACGCGCGTCCGGCGCGCGGCTTCAGTGATGAAGCACGCGAAGCGCTGCTCAACTACCGTTGGCCGGGCAATATCCGCGAGCTACGCAACGTGGTGGAGCGCGCCAGCATCATTTGCCCGCAGGAAAAGGTAGAAATCAGCCACCTCGGGATGGCCGAGCAACCGACCAACAACGCGCCACGCATCGGTGCGGCGCTGAGTCTGGACGAGCTGGAGAAAGCCCATATCGGCGCGGTGCTGGCTACCAGTGACACCCTTGATCAGGCAGCCCGCACGTTGGGCATCGATGCGTCGACCCTGTACCGCAAACGCAAACAGTACAACCTGTGA
- a CDS encoding inhibitor of vertebrate lysozyme family protein, with amino-acid sequence MTTLSFKAITAALLMGGSGLAMAANDGQSRANELLSADPQYRETWQSVVKKEERLPEWVMNLSGTAEQMNAVQEDGDKYLVGPLCETADTCLNKRLIVAFSLDKEDAYAMLVQVPAGLPADKSPTRHADYRFIGKPDEGMQKLLMEQLKKDPNWY; translated from the coding sequence ATGACCACTTTGTCCTTCAAAGCCATTACTGCCGCCCTGCTTATGGGCGGCAGCGGCTTGGCGATGGCTGCCAACGACGGCCAATCGCGAGCCAACGAATTGCTCAGCGCGGACCCGCAATACCGCGAGACCTGGCAAAGCGTGGTGAAGAAAGAAGAACGCCTGCCGGAATGGGTGATGAACCTGTCGGGCACGGCCGAGCAGATGAACGCAGTGCAAGAAGATGGCGACAAGTATCTGGTCGGGCCGCTCTGCGAAACCGCAGACACCTGCCTGAACAAGCGCCTGATCGTTGCTTTCAGCCTCGACAAGGAAGATGCCTACGCCATGTTGGTGCAAGTCCCGGCCGGCTTGCCGGCGGACAAGTCACCCACACGGCACGCGGATTACCGATTTATCGGCAAACCGGATGAAGGCATGCAAAAGCTGCTGATGGAGCAGTTGAAGAAAGATCCGAATTGGTACTAG
- the gltP gene encoding glutamate/aspartate:proton symporter GltP: MKKAKLSLAWQILIGLVLGIAIGAVLNHFSAEKAWWISNVLQPAGDIFIRLIKMIVIPIVISSLIVGIAGVGDAKKLGRIGVKTILYFEIVTTIAIVVGLLLANLFHPGAGIDMSTLGTVDISKYTATAAEVQHEHAFIETILNLIPSNIFAAVARGEMLPIIFFSVLFGLGLSSLKPELREPLVTMFQGVSESMFKVTHMIMKYAPIGVFALIAVTVANFGFASLLPLAKLVILVYVAILFFAFVVLGLIARLFGFSVIRLMRIFKDELVLAYSTASSETVLPRVIEKMEAYGAPKAICSFVVPTGYSFNLDGSTLYQSIAAIFIAQLYGIDLSIGQQLMLVLTLMVTSKGIAGVPGVSFVVLLATLGSVGIPLEGLAFIAGVDRIMDMARTALNVIGNALAVLVISRWEGMYDDAKGERYWNSLPHWRSKEASPAAQATRS; this comes from the coding sequence ATGAAGAAGGCAAAGCTAAGCCTCGCCTGGCAGATCCTCATCGGTTTGGTACTGGGGATTGCAATCGGTGCAGTGCTCAACCATTTCAGCGCTGAAAAGGCCTGGTGGATCAGCAATGTGTTGCAGCCAGCGGGCGATATCTTTATCCGCCTGATCAAAATGATCGTGATCCCGATTGTGATTTCCTCGCTGATCGTCGGCATTGCCGGTGTTGGTGACGCGAAGAAGCTCGGGCGCATCGGCGTCAAAACCATCCTTTACTTCGAGATCGTCACCACCATCGCCATCGTGGTCGGCCTGCTGCTGGCGAACCTGTTCCATCCGGGCGCCGGCATCGACATGAGTACCCTGGGTACGGTCGATATCTCCAAGTACACCGCCACCGCTGCCGAAGTGCAGCATGAGCATGCGTTCATCGAAACCATCCTCAACCTGATCCCTTCGAACATCTTCGCCGCCGTTGCCCGTGGCGAAATGCTGCCGATCATCTTTTTCTCTGTGTTGTTCGGCCTTGGCTTGTCGAGCCTCAAGCCTGAGTTGCGCGAGCCGCTGGTAACCATGTTCCAGGGCGTGTCCGAGAGCATGTTCAAAGTCACCCACATGATCATGAAGTACGCCCCGATCGGCGTCTTCGCACTGATCGCCGTGACCGTCGCCAACTTTGGCTTTGCATCGTTGCTGCCGCTGGCCAAGCTGGTGATTCTGGTTTACGTCGCCATCCTGTTCTTCGCATTTGTGGTCCTTGGCCTGATCGCCCGTCTGTTCGGCTTCTCGGTGATCAGGCTGATGCGCATCTTCAAGGATGAACTGGTACTGGCTTACTCCACCGCCAGCTCCGAGACCGTGCTGCCGCGCGTGATCGAGAAGATGGAAGCCTACGGCGCGCCGAAGGCGATCTGCAGCTTCGTGGTACCGACCGGTTATTCCTTCAACCTCGACGGTTCGACCCTGTACCAGAGCATCGCGGCAATCTTCATCGCCCAGCTGTATGGCATCGACCTGTCGATCGGCCAGCAGTTGATGCTGGTACTGACCCTGATGGTCACCTCCAAAGGCATCGCCGGCGTACCGGGCGTGTCCTTCGTGGTGCTGCTGGCGACCCTGGGCAGCGTGGGCATTCCGCTGGAAGGCCTGGCATTCATCGCCGGTGTCGACCGCATCATGGACATGGCGCGTACTGCGCTGAACGTGATCGGCAACGCCCTGGCCGTATTGGTCATCTCCCGCTGGGAAGGCATGTACGACGACGCCAAGGGCGAGCGCTACTGGAATTCCCTGCCGCACTGGCGCAGCAAGGAGGCCTCACCGGCCGCCCAAGCCACCCGCAGCTGA
- a CDS encoding DUF1328 domain-containing protein, with protein MLSWAITFLIIAIVAAVLGFGGIAGTATGIAKILFVVFLVMFIASFFFGRRGRG; from the coding sequence ATGTTGAGTTGGGCAATCACATTTCTGATCATCGCCATTGTGGCTGCAGTCCTGGGCTTCGGTGGCATCGCCGGCACAGCCACGGGTATCGCAAAAATTCTGTTCGTGGTCTTCCTGGTGATGTTCATCGCTTCGTTCTTCTTTGGTCGTCGCGGCCGAGGCTGA